A single genomic interval of Actinomycetes bacterium harbors:
- a CDS encoding DEAD/DEAH box helicase, whose amino-acid sequence MASSPPSTPAGPPPPPAEGPAARREPLGGFSAATRAWFNGAFEGPTPAQAGAWAAIDAGRDALVVAPTGSGKTLAAFLWSLDRLAAEPAPAEPQRRCRVLYVSPLKALAVDVERNLRSPLTGIRQAAHRLGLPEPDISVAIRTGDTPAEERRRFASKPPDILITTPESLFLILTSASRESLRGVETVIVDEVHALAGTKRGAHLAISLERLDALLERPARRIGLSATVRPVEEVARWLSATRPVEVVQPPSAKTIELEVVVPVPDLAELGTPTGEVHGSAAGEEQRASIWPHVEERVLDLVEAHRSTIVFANSRRLAERLCARLNELHAQRLGDERGTSEEPSATRSPQRLGDQRGTSEEPSATSGTGRGGGRPGRGGGPPAQVMAQSGQTYGASLEVARAHHGSVSKEQRRLVEEDLKAGRLPAVVATSSLELGIDMGAVDLVVQVESPPSVASGLQRIGRAGHQVGAVSKGVIFPKYRGDLVQTAVVAESMRAGSIEALSVPRNPLDVLAQQVVAMVAMDAWQADELLTLIRRAAPYATVPQSAYDAVLDMLAGRYPSDAFAELRPRIVWDRVSGTLTARPGAQRLAVTSGGTIPDRGLFGVFLVGERASRVGELDEEMVYESRVGDVFTLGSTSWRIEDITHDRVLVSPAPGQPGRLPFWKGDSPGRPAELGRAVGAFVRTTAALDDEHARARARAAGLDEWAADNLTSYLREQQQATGHLPDDRTIVVERFRDELGDWRVVVHSPFGAPVHAPWSLALAARFRERFGVDVQAMHADDGIVLRLPESDLLEASDVASLVALDPADVEPTVTAEVGGSALFAARFRECAARALLLPRRRPDRRTPLWQQRQRAAQLLSVASEYGSFPIVLETMRECLQDVFDVPGLTALMRDLDARTVRLVEVETAQPSPFARSLLFGYVAQFLYEGDSPLAERRAAALALDTGLLAELLGQAELRELLDETALAEVEADLQRRSEGRRARDAEDAADLLRLLGPLSTTEARARGVEPAWLVELEGARRVIRVRLAGEERWAAVEDAGRLRDALGVALPVGVPEAFLEPVADPVGDLVARYARTHGPFTTGELAAALGLGPAVVHAALQRLLGAGRVVEGELRPGGVGTEWCDAQVLRLLRRRSMAALRHEAEPVPPVALARFLPAWQQVTSPLRGAEGLLRVVEQLQGAPVPASALERLVLPARVRDYAPALLDELTASGEVLWCGHGPLPGDDGWLSLHLAESAPLTLPLLDAGATTTPLHAAVVAALADGAALFFRTLSDRVGSLDDTELLAVLWDLVWSGQITNDTLGPVRALVSGGRGTHRARPSPPRSRYGHVRRPAMPARSGPPSASGRWSLLPDRDADPTRRGHALAETLLDRHGVVTRGAVAAERAPGGFAAVYRVLAAFEEAGRARRGYAVEGLGAAQFFVPGAVDRLRTYAPAPSQRREPVGALVLAATDPANAYGAALPWPERPEEVASGHKPGRKAGALVVLHDGELVLYVERGGRSLLTWSEDPGVLQPAVDALALAVREGQLGRLAVERADGSTVLGGDTALAQALERAGFHATPRGLRLRA is encoded by the coding sequence ATGGCCTCCTCGCCCCCCAGTACGCCCGCCGGCCCGCCGCCCCCGCCCGCTGAGGGTCCCGCAGCGCGCCGTGAACCGCTGGGCGGGTTCTCGGCCGCCACCAGGGCGTGGTTCAACGGGGCCTTCGAGGGGCCGACGCCGGCCCAGGCCGGGGCGTGGGCCGCGATCGACGCGGGACGCGACGCGCTCGTCGTGGCCCCCACCGGCTCCGGCAAGACCCTGGCGGCCTTCCTGTGGTCCCTCGACCGGCTGGCCGCCGAACCGGCACCCGCCGAGCCCCAGCGGCGTTGCCGGGTGCTGTACGTCTCCCCGCTCAAGGCCCTCGCCGTCGACGTCGAGCGCAACCTGCGCAGCCCGCTCACGGGCATCCGCCAGGCGGCGCACCGGCTCGGCCTGCCGGAGCCCGACATCAGCGTCGCGATCCGTACCGGGGACACCCCCGCCGAGGAGCGTCGGCGCTTCGCGAGCAAGCCCCCCGACATCCTCATCACCACGCCCGAGTCGCTGTTCCTGATCCTCACGTCGGCCTCGCGCGAGTCGCTGCGGGGGGTGGAGACCGTCATCGTCGACGAGGTGCACGCCCTGGCGGGGACCAAGCGGGGCGCGCACCTGGCGATCAGCCTCGAGCGTCTCGACGCCCTGCTCGAGCGGCCGGCCCGACGGATCGGGCTGTCCGCGACGGTACGACCGGTGGAGGAGGTCGCCCGCTGGCTGTCGGCGACCCGGCCGGTCGAGGTCGTGCAGCCGCCGTCGGCCAAGACGATCGAGCTCGAGGTCGTGGTCCCCGTCCCCGACCTGGCCGAGCTCGGTACGCCCACCGGCGAGGTCCACGGATCGGCGGCGGGCGAGGAGCAGCGCGCCAGCATCTGGCCGCACGTCGAGGAGCGGGTGCTCGACCTCGTCGAGGCGCACCGCTCCACGATCGTGTTCGCCAACTCCCGCCGCCTCGCCGAGCGGCTGTGCGCGCGCCTCAACGAGCTGCACGCGCAGCGGCTCGGTGACGAGCGAGGCACGAGCGAGGAGCCGAGCGCGACCAGGAGCCCGCAGCGGCTCGGTGACCAGCGAGGCACGAGCGAGGAGCCGAGCGCGACCAGCGGAACCGGGCGCGGAGGAGGCCGGCCAGGGCGCGGCGGCGGCCCCCCGGCGCAGGTGATGGCCCAGTCCGGCCAGACGTACGGCGCCTCTCTCGAGGTCGCCCGGGCGCACCACGGCAGCGTGAGCAAGGAGCAGCGTCGCCTGGTCGAGGAGGACCTGAAGGCCGGCCGGCTGCCGGCGGTCGTCGCGACGAGCAGCCTGGAGCTCGGCATCGACATGGGCGCGGTCGACCTCGTCGTGCAGGTGGAGTCCCCGCCCAGCGTGGCCAGCGGTCTGCAGCGCATCGGTCGTGCAGGCCACCAGGTCGGCGCGGTCAGCAAGGGCGTCATCTTCCCGAAGTACCGCGGCGACCTCGTCCAGACCGCCGTCGTCGCCGAGAGCATGCGGGCCGGGAGCATCGAGGCGCTGTCGGTCCCGCGCAACCCCCTCGACGTTCTCGCCCAGCAGGTCGTGGCGATGGTCGCGATGGACGCCTGGCAGGCGGACGAGCTGCTGACGCTGATACGTCGCGCCGCGCCCTACGCCACCGTGCCGCAGAGCGCGTACGACGCCGTGCTCGACATGCTCGCCGGGCGTTACCCGAGCGACGCCTTCGCCGAGCTGCGCCCGCGCATCGTCTGGGACCGGGTCAGCGGGACGCTGACCGCCCGCCCGGGTGCCCAGCGGCTGGCCGTGACCAGCGGCGGCACGATCCCCGACCGCGGCCTGTTCGGGGTGTTCCTGGTCGGCGAACGGGCGTCCCGGGTCGGAGAGCTCGACGAGGAGATGGTCTACGAGTCGCGCGTGGGCGACGTGTTCACCCTCGGCTCGACGTCGTGGCGCATCGAGGACATCACCCACGACCGGGTGCTCGTGTCGCCCGCGCCGGGGCAGCCGGGGCGCCTTCCCTTCTGGAAGGGCGACAGCCCCGGGCGACCTGCCGAGCTCGGGCGCGCGGTCGGGGCGTTCGTTCGGACCACGGCGGCCCTCGACGACGAGCACGCGAGGGCCCGCGCACGAGCGGCCGGGCTGGACGAGTGGGCGGCGGACAACCTCACGAGCTACCTGCGCGAGCAGCAGCAGGCCACCGGACACCTGCCCGACGACCGCACGATCGTGGTCGAGCGCTTCCGCGACGAGCTGGGCGACTGGCGCGTCGTCGTCCACTCGCCCTTCGGCGCTCCCGTGCACGCGCCGTGGTCCCTGGCGCTGGCCGCCCGGTTCCGCGAGCGCTTCGGGGTCGACGTCCAGGCGATGCACGCCGACGACGGGATCGTCCTACGCCTCCCCGAGAGCGACCTGCTCGAGGCCTCCGACGTCGCCTCGCTGGTCGCGCTCGACCCCGCCGACGTGGAGCCGACCGTCACTGCCGAGGTCGGCGGGTCCGCGCTCTTCGCGGCCCGGTTCCGGGAGTGCGCGGCGCGGGCGCTGCTGCTCCCCCGTCGTCGGCCGGACCGCCGGACACCGCTGTGGCAGCAGCGGCAGCGCGCCGCTCAGCTCCTCTCGGTGGCCAGCGAGTACGGCTCGTTCCCGATCGTGCTGGAGACGATGCGCGAGTGCCTGCAGGACGTCTTCGACGTACCGGGGCTGACAGCGCTCATGCGCGACCTGGACGCGCGGACGGTACGCCTCGTCGAGGTCGAGACCGCCCAGCCCAGCCCCTTCGCCCGCTCGCTGCTGTTCGGCTACGTCGCACAGTTCCTCTACGAGGGCGACTCCCCGCTCGCGGAGCGCCGGGCCGCCGCGCTCGCGCTCGACACCGGGCTGCTCGCCGAGCTGCTGGGGCAGGCCGAGCTGCGCGAGTTGCTCGACGAGACCGCGCTCGCCGAGGTCGAGGCCGACCTGCAGCGCCGATCGGAGGGACGCCGCGCGCGCGACGCCGAGGACGCGGCAGACCTGCTGCGCCTGCTTGGGCCGCTGTCGACCACCGAGGCGAGAGCCCGGGGGGTGGAGCCAGCGTGGCTGGTCGAGCTCGAGGGCGCGCGCAGGGTGATCCGGGTACGTCTGGCCGGTGAGGAGCGCTGGGCCGCCGTCGAGGACGCCGGCCGACTGCGCGACGCCCTGGGGGTCGCCCTACCGGTCGGGGTTCCCGAGGCCTTCCTGGAGCCGGTCGCCGACCCGGTCGGCGACCTGGTGGCCCGCTACGCGCGCACCCACGGGCCCTTCACCACCGGTGAGCTGGCCGCCGCTCTGGGCCTGGGACCCGCCGTCGTCCACGCCGCCCTGCAGCGCCTGCTCGGCGCCGGACGGGTGGTCGAGGGGGAGCTGCGGCCCGGCGGCGTCGGCACCGAGTGGTGCGACGCGCAGGTGCTGCGGCTGCTGCGGCGACGGTCGATGGCGGCGCTGCGGCACGAGGCGGAGCCCGTACCGCCGGTGGCCCTCGCCCGGTTCCTGCCCGCCTGGCAGCAGGTGACCAGCCCGCTGCGCGGGGCGGAGGGGCTTCTGCGCGTCGTCGAGCAGCTGCAGGGCGCGCCGGTGCCGGCCTCCGCGCTCGAGCGGCTCGTCCTGCCCGCCCGGGTCCGCGACTACGCACCCGCCCTGCTCGACGAGCTGACGGCGTCCGGCGAGGTGCTCTGGTGCGGGCACGGCCCGCTGCCCGGGGACGACGGCTGGCTGTCCCTGCACCTCGCCGAGAGCGCGCCGCTGACCCTGCCGCTGCTCGACGCCGGGGCCACGACGACCCCGTTGCACGCCGCGGTCGTGGCCGCGCTCGCCGACGGGGCCGCGCTGTTCTTCCGTACTCTCTCCGACCGCGTCGGCTCCCTCGACGACACCGAGCTGCTCGCCGTGCTGTGGGACCTGGTGTGGTCGGGCCAGATCACCAACGACACCCTCGGGCCGGTCCGCGCCCTCGTCTCCGGCGGCCGCGGCACGCACCGCGCGCGGCCGAGCCCGCCCCGGTCGCGCTACGGACACGTGCGCCGCCCCGCGATGCCGGCCCGCAGCGGGCCACCCAGCGCCTCCGGACGCTGGTCTCTGCTCCCCGACCGCGACGCCGACCCGACCCGTCGCGGCCACGCCCTCGCCGAGACCCTGCTCGACCGGCACGGCGTCGTCACCCGCGGGGCCGTCGCCGCCGAGCGGGCCCCGGGCGGGTTCGCCGCCGTCTATCGAGTGCTGGCCGCCTTCGAGGAGGCCGGCCGGGCTCGGCGCGGCTATGCGGTCGAGGGCCTCGGCGCCGCGCAGTTCTTCGTGCCTGGGGCCGTCGATCGGCTGCGCACGTACGCGCCCGCTCCCAGCCAACGTCGTGAGCCTGTCGGCGCCCTCGTCCTGGCGGCCACCGACCCCGCCAACGCCTACGGCGCGGCCCTGCCGTGGCCCGAGCGTCCCGAGGAGGTGGCCTCCGGGCACAAGCCTGGGCGCAAGGCGGGCGCGCTGGTGGTGCTCCACGACGGGGAGCTCGTCCTCTACGTCGAGCGCGGCGGGCGGTCCCTGCTCACGTGGTCGGAGGACCCCGGCGTCCTTCAGCCGGCCGTCGACGCCCTGGCCCTCGCGGTGCGCGAGGGCCAGCTCGGCCGTCTCGCGGTGGAGCGCGCCGACGGCAGCACTGTGCTGGGGGGCGATACCGCCCTGGCCCAGGCGCTCGAGCGGGCCGGGTTCCACGCGACGCCGCGCGGGCTCAGACTTCGGGCATGA
- a CDS encoding SigE family RNA polymerase sigma factor, with translation MTDTAIRATSGRLEDVDAADREAFDAFARARTPALLRFAYVLTGDRDKAADLVQDALERTVAAWPRVVRKDDPEGYVRRAIVHRNVSVWRRMRREHVTDQVPDTAYVPSDPHDAALWSTLGELPPRMRAVLVLRFYEDLGEAQTAEVLGCSVGTVKSTTSRALVRLREKLAAQQQEGTWST, from the coding sequence ATGACCGACACCGCAATACGAGCCACCAGCGGGAGACTCGAGGACGTGGACGCGGCCGACCGCGAGGCCTTCGATGCCTTCGCGCGCGCCCGCACGCCCGCACTCCTGCGGTTCGCCTACGTGCTCACGGGTGATCGCGACAAGGCCGCCGACCTCGTGCAGGACGCGCTGGAACGCACGGTCGCGGCGTGGCCGAGGGTCGTGCGCAAGGACGATCCCGAGGGGTACGTGCGCCGCGCCATCGTGCACCGCAACGTCAGCGTCTGGCGCCGGATGCGTCGTGAGCACGTCACCGACCAGGTGCCGGACACGGCCTACGTCCCGTCCGACCCGCACGACGCGGCCCTGTGGTCGACCCTCGGCGAGCTCCCGCCGCGGATGCGCGCGGTGCTGGTGCTGCGCTTCTACGAGGACCTCGGCGAGGCGCAGACGGCCGAGGTGCTGGGGTGCTCGGTCGGGACGGTGAAGAGCACGACGTCACGGGCGCTGGTACGGCTACGCGAAAAGCTCGCCGCCCAGCAGCAGGAGGGGACGTGGTCGACATGA
- a CDS encoding DUF3046 domain-containing protein, with amino-acid sequence MRLSDFWVRMEHHLGPAYARTWAHDIVLAELDNRTVDQALAGGVATKDVWRAVAAHLELPARER; translated from the coding sequence GTGCGGCTGAGCGACTTCTGGGTGCGCATGGAGCACCACCTCGGTCCGGCGTACGCGCGGACCTGGGCGCACGACATCGTCCTGGCCGAGCTCGACAACCGGACCGTCGACCAGGCGCTGGCGGGCGGGGTCGCCACCAAGGACGTATGGCGCGCGGTCGCCGCGCACCTCGAGCTGCCGGCGCGCGAGCGATGA
- a CDS encoding glycoside hydrolase family 3 N-terminal domain-containing protein codes for MRPVAALVAAVALVAVGSVPVTAYAGDALDGFARQGVRPSDTVPGVSAAALSSATPVCVAHTYNAMTPDQRLGQLFMIGVPVAKPTLARQIAATLVGTDHVGSLILSGRSHASVASIGRLTTSFQHLATTAATGGVGLVVSTDQEGGKVQVLQGSGFHTIPSALVQGRMATTTLRSAATVWGKALARAGVNLDLAPVADVPVAGRPNPPIADLDRAYGFTSARVTVKSSAFAAGMTAAGVGTTWKHFPGLGRVPANTDTTRSVHDRVTSTRSSTLVPFRQAVASGAGWVMVSLAIYDRIDPGHRAAYSSTVVTGLLRGQLGFTGVVVSDSLSAASAAVVPAGHRAADVIAAGGDVALAVDSTLLAPMLAGVRARAAASPAFRAQVKASVLRVLVAKKALGLLPACR; via the coding sequence ATGAGACCCGTCGCCGCCCTCGTCGCGGCCGTCGCGCTGGTCGCCGTCGGGTCCGTGCCCGTGACGGCGTACGCCGGCGACGCCCTCGACGGCTTCGCGCGGCAGGGCGTACGGCCCTCTGACACCGTGCCCGGCGTGAGCGCGGCCGCCTTGTCGTCAGCCACTCCGGTCTGTGTGGCTCACACGTACAACGCGATGACCCCCGACCAGCGGCTCGGCCAGCTGTTCATGATCGGGGTGCCGGTGGCCAAGCCGACCCTGGCCCGCCAGATCGCCGCGACCCTGGTGGGCACCGACCACGTGGGCTCGCTCATCCTGTCCGGGCGCAGCCACGCCAGCGTGGCGAGCATCGGTCGGCTGACCACGAGCTTCCAGCATCTCGCGACGACGGCGGCGACCGGCGGCGTGGGCCTGGTCGTCTCCACCGACCAGGAGGGCGGCAAGGTCCAGGTCCTGCAGGGATCCGGCTTCCACACGATCCCGTCCGCGCTCGTGCAGGGACGGATGGCGACGACGACCCTGCGGTCGGCCGCCACCGTCTGGGGCAAGGCCCTGGCACGTGCCGGGGTGAACCTGGACCTCGCCCCCGTGGCCGACGTACCCGTGGCCGGTCGGCCGAACCCGCCGATCGCCGACCTGGACCGCGCCTACGGCTTCACCTCCGCGAGGGTGACGGTGAAGTCGTCGGCGTTCGCGGCGGGGATGACGGCGGCGGGCGTGGGCACCACCTGGAAGCACTTCCCGGGACTGGGCCGGGTGCCCGCGAACACCGACACCACGCGCAGCGTGCACGACAGGGTCACCTCGACCCGGTCGTCGACCCTGGTCCCGTTCCGGCAGGCGGTGGCGTCCGGCGCGGGCTGGGTGATGGTGTCGCTCGCGATCTACGACCGGATCGACCCCGGGCACCGCGCTGCCTACTCCAGCACGGTCGTCACCGGGCTGCTGCGCGGGCAGCTGGGGTTCACCGGCGTGGTGGTCTCGGACTCCCTCAGCGCCGCTTCCGCGGCGGTCGTCCCGGCCGGCCACCGGGCCGCGGACGTGATCGCGGCGGGAGGGGACGTGGCCCTCGCGGTCGACTCGACGCTGCTCGCTCCGATGCTGGCGGGCGTACGCGCTCGCGCCGCGGCCTCGCCCGCCTTCCGGGCCCAGGTCAAGGCGTCGGTGCTGCGGGTCCTGGTCGCCAAGAAGGCGCTCGGGCTCCTCCCGGCGTGTCGCTAG
- the recA gene encoding intein-containing recombinase RecA: MPAPADREKALDLALAQIERAHGKGAVMRLGDEARAPIDVIPTGSIALDVALGIGGLPRGRIVEIYGPESSGKTSLALHAVASAQRAGGIAAFIDAEHALDPDYARKLGVDTDALLVSQPDTGEQALEIMDMLIRSGAIDVIVIDSVAALVPRAEIEGEMGDSHVGLQARLMSQAMRKITGALSQSNTTAIFINQLREKVGVFFGCFSYTTRVTLADGTQEKIGKIVNQKMDVEVLSYDPETNRVVPRRIVNWFDNGPVEEFLQFTVAKSGRNGRRAQFSATANHLIRTPGGWREAGELLAGDRVMVAEDRKLSDLQWQLVLGSLMGDGALSPNTRGRSGTRFRMSHGPKQHAYLDWKASLLGNIQQSRSENAAGAAFVDLTPLPELAELRRAVYFDGRKVLSWDYLKALTPFALAIWYMDDGTFALRAKGLQERTRDGSGRVEICIDALTPDSRQRLLDHLAGAFDLHPKLIQRGPRQQNVLVFPKDETTKLHEIVAPYVHPSMDYKLLPRLRGRFLVTPEFVEPEATLVPAEILDIHVKPRLRTMHRFDIEVEGNHNYFVDGVMVHNSPETTTGGKALKFYASVRLDVRRIETLKDGQDAVGNRTRVKVVKNKLAAPFKQAEFDILYGQGISREGSLIDMGVDNGIVRKSGAWYTYDGDQLGQGKENARAFLRDNPDLADEIEKRIKEKLGIGPTVDAPAAEAPLAPVVPIDE; encoded by the coding sequence ATGCCAGCACCCGCCGATCGCGAGAAGGCCCTCGACCTGGCGCTCGCGCAGATCGAACGCGCCCACGGCAAGGGCGCGGTCATGCGCCTCGGCGACGAGGCGCGAGCACCCATCGACGTGATCCCGACCGGCTCGATCGCCCTCGACGTGGCCCTCGGCATCGGCGGCCTGCCGCGCGGCCGGATCGTGGAGATCTACGGACCCGAGAGCAGCGGGAAGACTAGCTTGGCGCTGCACGCGGTCGCCAGCGCCCAGCGAGCCGGCGGCATCGCCGCGTTCATCGACGCCGAGCACGCTCTCGACCCGGACTACGCCCGCAAGCTGGGTGTCGACACCGACGCGCTGCTCGTCTCCCAGCCGGACACCGGCGAGCAGGCGCTGGAGATCATGGACATGCTCATCCGCTCCGGCGCGATCGACGTCATCGTCATCGACTCCGTCGCGGCCCTGGTCCCGCGCGCGGAGATCGAGGGCGAGATGGGCGACAGCCACGTCGGACTGCAGGCCCGACTGATGTCCCAGGCCATGCGCAAGATCACCGGTGCCCTGAGCCAGTCGAACACCACGGCGATCTTCATCAACCAGCTGCGGGAGAAGGTCGGAGTGTTCTTCGGCTGCTTCTCCTACACGACGCGGGTCACCCTCGCCGACGGCACCCAGGAGAAGATCGGCAAGATCGTCAACCAGAAGATGGACGTCGAGGTGCTCTCCTATGACCCGGAGACGAACCGGGTCGTGCCGCGGCGCATCGTGAACTGGTTCGACAACGGCCCGGTCGAGGAGTTCCTGCAGTTCACGGTGGCCAAGTCCGGGCGCAACGGGCGGCGCGCCCAGTTCTCGGCGACCGCCAACCACTTGATCCGCACGCCTGGGGGGTGGCGGGAGGCCGGCGAGCTGCTGGCCGGGGACCGGGTCATGGTCGCCGAGGACCGGAAGCTGAGCGACCTGCAGTGGCAGCTGGTCCTCGGCAGCCTCATGGGCGATGGTGCGCTGTCTCCCAACACCCGGGGCCGCTCCGGAACACGCTTCCGGATGAGTCACGGACCCAAGCAGCACGCCTACCTGGACTGGAAGGCGTCGTTGCTGGGCAACATCCAGCAGTCGCGGTCCGAGAACGCCGCCGGGGCCGCGTTCGTCGATCTGACCCCCCTGCCCGAGCTGGCTGAGCTGCGGCGAGCGGTCTATTTCGACGGTCGCAAGGTCCTGTCCTGGGACTACCTGAAGGCGCTGACCCCGTTCGCGCTGGCGATCTGGTACATGGACGACGGAACGTTCGCCCTGCGGGCCAAGGGGCTGCAGGAACGCACCCGCGACGGCAGCGGGAGAGTCGAGATCTGCATCGACGCGCTCACCCCGGACTCACGCCAACGGCTGTTGGATCACCTCGCGGGAGCCTTCGACCTCCATCCGAAGCTGATCCAACGCGGTCCGCGCCAGCAGAACGTGCTCGTCTTCCCGAAGGACGAGACGACGAAGCTGCACGAGATTGTCGCGCCCTATGTCCACCCGTCGATGGACTACAAGCTGCTTCCTCGGTTGCGCGGCCGGTTCTTGGTGACGCCGGAGTTCGTCGAGCCGGAGGCCACTCTCGTGCCCGCGGAGATCCTCGACATCCACGTCAAGCCCCGGTTGCGCACGATGCATCGGTTCGACATCGAGGTGGAGGGCAACCACAACTACTTCGTCGACGGCGTCATGGTCCACAACAGCCCCGAGACGACCACGGGTGGCAAGGCCCTGAAGTTCTACGCGTCGGTGCGTTTGGACGTCCGGCGGATCGAGACGCTCAAGGACGGCCAGGACGCGGTGGGCAACCGGACCCGGGTCAAGGTCGTCAAGAACAAGCTGGCCGCGCCGTTCAAGCAGGCCGAGTTCGACATCCTCTACGGCCAGGGCATCTCCCGTGAGGGCAGCCTGATCGACATGGGCGTCGACAACGGCATCGTGCGCAAGAGCGGCGCCTGGTACACCTACGACGGCGACCAGCTCGGCCAGGGCAAGGAGAACGCCCGCGCGTTCCTGCGCGACAACCCCGACCTCGCCGACGAGATCGAGAAGCGCATCAAGGAGAAGCTGGGGATCGGCCCCACCGTCGACGCGCCCGCCGCCGAAGCGCCGCTGGCCCCGGTGGTCCCGATCGACGAGTAG
- a CDS encoding regulatory protein RecX gives MVRRRRGRPGPEEPERPDVEQQAAADPEAVARTIVLQQLTAGPRTRGQLAGVLARKGVPEQAALDVLDRFGELGLVDDAAFSRGWVSSRHEGRGLARGALARELRQRGVDEPTISEALGDLDGVRELETARRLVAKKLPSTRGAPREARFRRLAGMLARKGYPPGMCAQVVADALRNEGTEVHVVVGSDEDLYRMDALDAD, from the coding sequence GTGGTGCGCAGACGGAGGGGTCGTCCCGGCCCGGAAGAGCCCGAGCGTCCGGACGTCGAGCAGCAGGCTGCCGCCGACCCGGAGGCGGTGGCCCGCACCATCGTCCTGCAGCAGCTGACCGCGGGCCCCCGGACCCGCGGTCAGCTGGCGGGCGTGCTGGCCCGCAAGGGCGTACCCGAACAGGCCGCACTCGACGTGCTCGACCGCTTCGGCGAGCTGGGTCTGGTCGACGATGCCGCGTTCAGCCGTGGCTGGGTGAGCTCGCGGCACGAGGGGCGCGGCCTGGCCCGCGGCGCCCTCGCCCGCGAGCTGCGCCAGCGCGGCGTGGACGAGCCCACGATCAGCGAGGCGTTGGGCGACCTCGACGGTGTCCGCGAGCTGGAGACGGCGCGCCGCCTGGTGGCCAAGAAGCTGCCGAGCACCCGGGGTGCCCCGCGCGAGGCCCGTTTCCGGCGCCTGGCCGGCATGCTGGCGCGCAAGGGCTACCCGCCGGGGATGTGCGCCCAGGTCGTCGCGGACGCGCTGCGCAACGAGGGCACCGAGGTGCACGTCGTCGTGGGCAGCGACGAGGACCTCTACCGGATGGACGCTCTCGACGCCGACTGA
- a CDS encoding MmcQ/YjbR family DNA-binding protein, which translates to MSRTWTEADCLDVRKRLVSALEALPETAHEDSHGHTGLLCRGKRFAWLTVDHHGDGRLALWVKAPPGEQAALVGGDPVRYFVPPYVGPSGWVGVLLDPGSDPDWDEVAALVEQGWRMSATKRAIAAYDAAR; encoded by the coding sequence ATGTCGCGGACGTGGACGGAGGCGGACTGCCTCGATGTCCGGAAGCGGCTTGTCAGCGCCCTGGAGGCCCTGCCCGAGACGGCGCATGAGGACAGCCACGGGCACACCGGCCTGCTGTGCCGAGGCAAGCGCTTCGCCTGGCTGACCGTGGACCACCACGGCGATGGCCGACTCGCCCTGTGGGTCAAGGCGCCACCGGGGGAGCAGGCCGCGCTGGTGGGTGGCGACCCGGTCCGCTACTTCGTCCCGCCATACGTTGGACCGAGCGGCTGGGTCGGCGTGCTGCTGGACCCGGGGTCCGACCCGGACTGGGACGAGGTGGCGGCGCTGGTCGAGCAGGGCTGGCGGATGTCGGCGACCAAGCGAGCGATCGCCGCGTACGACGCCGCGCGGTGA
- a CDS encoding 2'-5' RNA ligase family protein, producing MVHSVEVLLDERSERWVRRQWAVLAEAGLPSASRHGSASNRPHLTLAAYQRIPVDLHPALRSVAEGLPVTVRLEGLLVFGKDRSRILVRAAVRTAELAALQERVRAICGECPLPADKFDDADWMPHVTLARRMSPDQLAGAVGVLDTRTIVAQGVGLRHWDGERHEEHVLRAVGGQP from the coding sequence GTGGTGCACTCGGTGGAGGTGCTGCTGGACGAGCGGTCGGAGCGCTGGGTTCGGCGGCAGTGGGCCGTCCTGGCCGAGGCCGGCCTGCCCAGCGCGAGCCGGCACGGCTCAGCGAGCAACCGGCCGCACCTGACGCTGGCGGCCTACCAGCGCATCCCCGTCGACCTGCACCCGGCGCTCCGGTCGGTCGCGGAGGGCCTCCCCGTGACGGTCCGGCTGGAAGGGCTGCTCGTGTTCGGCAAGGACCGCTCGCGCATCCTGGTCCGCGCCGCCGTGCGGACCGCGGAGCTCGCCGCGCTGCAGGAGCGGGTACGCGCGATCTGCGGCGAGTGCCCCCTGCCCGCGGACAAGTTCGACGACGCCGACTGGATGCCGCACGTCACCCTCGCCCGTCGGATGTCGCCGGACCAGTTGGCCGGCGCCGTCGGGGTGCTGGACACCCGCACGATCGTGGCCCAAGGAGTCGGCCTGCGGCACTGGGACGGCGAGCGACATGAGGAGCACGTCCTGCGCGCTGTCGGCGGACAGCCCTAG